A single Lolium perenne isolate Kyuss_39 chromosome 6, Kyuss_2.0, whole genome shotgun sequence DNA region contains:
- the LOC127305481 gene encoding GDSL esterase/lipase At4g10955 — protein MDQDDEDDFEVSGPNHMRTRSRIGRRWKIVIDWQNPEHVRCVVACLVKGTGVMERDRIKCRTDTEALAPPWWESFGFIRHKVFKTESIINDHFTYGAIFQPREPSRCPYAPKYVVAFRGTMLFHPKVLQDLMQDALVLFNALADNRRFKRTHVHVEELIGSNPVGSVWLAGHSLGASLALEIGRNIMLKKGVSVPTFLFNPPHVSPAPVINNLPEEHKTVLHTGSYAVKFVLSNVVPGHRKRTKKLFRQLAPWVPELYVNPDDAICLGYIDYFVQRERVYEKHPRFASTATRTSYRDILFFRTLRSHLLPSARLWTNSRHKTGAHGLRQWWKPDSELALSNTRYVCPLN, from the exons ATGGATCAGGACGATGAAGACGACTTCGAAGTCTCAGGCCCCAATCATATGAGGACCAGATCTCGTATTGGCCGCCGTTGGAAGATTGTTATCGACTG GCAAAACCCGGAGCACGTCCGGTGCGTTGTCGCCtgccttgtcaaaggcacgggcgtGATGGAGAGGGACAGAATCAAGTGCAGGACGGACACCGAGGCGCTGGCGCCGCCATGGTGGGAGAGTTTCGGTTTCATCAGGCACAAAGTGTTCAAAACCGAGTCCATCATCAACGACCACTTCACCTACGGTGCCATCTTCCAGCCCAGGGAGCCATCTCGGTGTCCCTATGCCCCAAAGTACGTGGTGGCCTTCCGAGGCACCATGCTGTTCCATCCCAAGGTCTTGCAAGACCTGATGCAGGACGCCTTGGTGCTGTTCAACGCACTGGCCGACAACAGGCGATTCAAGCGCACGCATGTGCATGTCGAAGAACTCATCGGCAGTAACCCCGTCGGCTCTGTCTGGCTCGCAGGGCACTCCCTCGGCGCGTCGCTCGCGCTGGAAATCGGGCGGAACATCATGCTGAAGAAGGGGGTAAGCGTCCCGACCTTCCTCTTCAACCCGCCGCACGTATCGCCGGCGCCGGTGATCAACAACCTCCCGGAGGAGCACAAGACTGTTCTGCACACAGGAAGCTACGCGGTGAAGTTCGTGCTCTCAAACGTTGTGCCCGGGCACCGCAAGCGCACCAAGAAGCTGTTCAGGCAGCTGGCCCCGTGGGTGCCGGAGCTGTACGTCAATCCCGACGACGCCATCTGCCTGGGGTATATCGACTACTTCGTGCAGAGGGAGCGGGTTTATGAGAAGCACCCTCGCTTCGCCAGTACCGCGACGAGAACGTCATACCGTGATATCCTCTTCTTCAGGACATTGCGGTCTCACCTCCTGCCGTCGGCGAGGTTGTGGACGAACTCGAGACACAAGACGGGGGCGCACGGGCTTCGGCAGTGGTGGAAGCCAGACAGTGAACTGGCGCTTAGCAACACACGTTATGTCTGCCCACTCAACTAA